The uncultured Ilyobacter sp. nucleotide sequence AATTTATAAGAATTCGTTACTTTTCTCTTGAAAGAAAAGTAACCAAAAGTTCAAGCCTGTGAAACTCTCTCTTTTTCTCTGTGCCCTCTGTGGCCAAAAGGTTTTATCCTTATTCGTGTTAATTTTTTTGTCTTTTATAAGATTTTCATTCGTGACAAAATCTTTTGACTTTAATATCCTTGTAAATTCAGTAATTTATCAACAAATATTTCAAGTAGAAACTAAGTTAATGGGATTTCTTTTGGAAAACAATAGCTATAAAAATCACTGAACAACAAATTCCTTTGACTCTAAAATTTCCCCGCTATCATCGGTTAAATCAACTATCCAACTTCCTTTATCATATAGATTTTTTGATGACCAGGTACGCCATCTATAACCTTTTATCTTAAGTGATACAGATGCCATCATTTCTTTTGTCCCGTCATTTTTTACGAGATACCATTTATGAAAAACCTTTTTTTCATCCACACCTATATCTGTAAGTTCTGTAAAAAACACCGCCCGCTCTCCAAAATAAAACATTTCCCTCTGAGGTGCAGGTTCTTTTTGAACTATAGCGTCTGTGAGAACAGACCTAGAGACATTATAATAAGTCTCCCCGTAGGCAAAACTCAAAACCGTCATAAAAATTATCACACCAAATATTTTCTTCATCATAAATACCCCCCTTGCTAAAAAAGAAATACCCTTTGAGTATCTCATATCATTTTTTCATTAAACGGTAAAAAATAAAACCGGTTATTAAATAGTATATACTAAATTTAGAGCCAATACTTTTTTAAAAATTATTTAATGTAAAAGACACCTTTTTGACACATAGCTTACCTAGTATTTTATTTAGTTGTTTTTCTTTAAAATTTATATCTAAATGGAGGTATGCCTATGAAAAAAATGTTAATTGTATTGATGTTACTGGGTTGTTTTTCTTTTTCCCAGACAAAACCCTTTGGACACGTACACTTTAGCAAAGATCCTCTGCTGATTCCTTTTGCAGCAGCAGTTACCATATTTGGATTGG carries:
- a CDS encoding DUF2914 domain-containing protein, whose amino-acid sequence is MMKKIFGVIIFMTVLSFAYGETYYNVSRSVLTDAIVQKEPAPQREMFYFGERAVFFTELTDIGVDEKKVFHKWYLVKNDGTKEMMASVSLKIKGYRWRTWSSKNLYDKGSWIVDLTDDSGEILESKEFVVQ